A window from Centropristis striata isolate RG_2023a ecotype Rhode Island chromosome 4, C.striata_1.0, whole genome shotgun sequence encodes these proteins:
- the LOC131969902 gene encoding extracellular calcium-sensing receptor-like gives MEITALSISLILSLCELNSALVLNVSGARVSSEAAPVKCKLQSTTRVPAFSVDGDYVIGGAFSIHYNMHTVENNYTYMPEPLRCKGSIIPRELRFSSAMIFTIEEINNSTELLPGIRLGYQIYDSCASVPVFVHVAFQLSNGLDPVFYTGDNCSQSGMVMAVVGESGSTPSISMSRVLRPFNIPQVSHFATCACLSDKQQYPNFFRTIPSDQFQADALAKLVKHFGWTWIGAVRSDSDYGNNGMATFLAAARREGICVEYSEAFYRTNPRSRIQRVADVIRRSTAVVVVAFTANEDMRILLEELSLEPFSPRQWIGSECWVTDPDMLRFSFCAGAIGFGIEQSVIPGLRDFLLDLSPSKVAASPLLTEFWEDAFNWADTNKSVCDGSEDIKTLQTPYTDTSQLRITNMVYKAVYAIAHAIHNAVCQETNSTNHCDKFSRIESEEILMQLKKVQFSKNGYDVSFDANGDPVVTYELVNWQKTESGNIELVTVGHYDASLPVGREFRINRNLTWVEGSTQVPVSVCSDSCPPGTRKVLQKGKPICCYDCLPCPEGEISNATDSPDCLPCLKEFWPNAERDTCLPKPVEFLSFNEVLGIILAAFSVGGACLAMITAAVFYRHRSSPIVRANNSELSFLLLFSLTLCFLCSLTFIGAPSEWSCMLRHTAFGITFVLCMSCVLGKTIVVLMAFRATLPGSNVMKWFGPPQQRMTVVSFTFIQVIICTIWLVLDPPFPMKNLTTYKERIILECALGSAVGFWAVLGYIGLLAVFCFVLAVLARKLPDNFNEAKLITFSMLIFCAVWITFIPAYVSSPGKFTVAVEIFAILASSFGLIFRRMMMMMMMCIFAPKCFIILFKPEKNTKKHLMNKNQS, from the exons ATGGAGATCACTGCTCTCTCTATTAGTCTGATCCTGTCTCTGTGTGAGCTGAACTCAGCTCTTGTCTTGAATGTTTCTGGTGCTAGGGTCAGCTCTGAGGCTGCACCTGTAAAATGTAAGCTACAGAGTACCACTCGTGTACCTGCATTCTCAGTGGATGGTGACTACGTCATTGGTGGTGCTTTCTCTATACATTACAACATGCACACAGTGGAGAATAACTACACCTACATGCCTGAGCCACTAAGGTGCAAAGGGAG CATTATCCCCCGTGAACTGCGCTTCTCAAGTGCAATGATCTTCACCATCGAGGAGATTAACAACAGCACGGAGCTGCTGCCGGGCATCAGACTCGGTTATCAGATCTACGACTCGTGTGCCTCGGTGCCTGTGTTTGTCCATGTGGCATTCCAGCTTTCAAACGGCCTGGACCCGGTGTTTTACACAGGCGACAACTGCTCACAGTCTGGTATGGTGATGGCAGTTGTTGGTGAGTCTGGGTCCACGCCATCCATCAGCATGTCGCGCGTCCTCAGGCCTTTTAACATCCCTCAA GTGAGCCACTTTGCCACGTGTGCATGCCTGTCTGATAAGCAGCAGTACCCGAATTTCTTCAGAACAATCCCAAGTGACCAGTTCCAGGCTGATGCGCTGGCCAAGCTGGTCAAACACTTTGGCTGGACTTGGATAGGTGCTGTCAGGTCGGATTCAGATTATGGCAATAATGGCATGGCGACTTTCCTGGCCGCAGCACGCAGAGAAGGGATTTGTGTGGAATACTCTGAAGCTTTCTATCGGACCAACCCACGTAGCAGGATCCAGAGAGTAGCTGACGTTATCCGCAG GTCaacagctgtggttgttgtggCATTTACAGCCAATGAAGACATGAGGATTTTGCTAGAGGAGCTTTCTCTTGAGCCTTTTTCACCTCGCCAGTGGATAGGCAGTGAGTGTTGGGTAACAGACCCAGACATGCTGAGGTTCAGCTTCTGTGCTGGAGCTATTGGATTTGGCATTGAGCAATCAGTCATCCCAGGTCTGAGAGACTTCCTGCTGGACCTCTCTCCCTCTAAAGTGGCTGCCTCTCCACTGCTCACTGAGTTCTGGGAGGATGCATTCAACT GGGCAGACACaaacaagagtgtgtgtgatggaaGTGAAGACATAAAGACGCTCCAGACTCCGTACACTGACACATCTCAGCTCCGGATCACTAACATGGTATACAAGGCTGTTTATGCAATAGCACATGCCATTCATAATGCAGTGTGTCAGGAAACAAATTCTACAAATCACTGTGACAAATTCAGCAGGATAGAGTCTGAAGAG ATTCTCATGCAGTTAAAGAAAGTACAGTTTTCTAAAAATGGTTATGATGTGTCATTTGATGCCAACGGGGATCCTGTGGTCACATACGAGCTGGTGAACTGGCAAAAAACTGAGAGTGGCAACATCGAGTTGGTGACAGTCGGACACTACGATGCATCACTGCCTGTTGGCAGAGAGTTCCGTATCAACAGGAACCTCACCTGGGTGGAGGGCAGCACACAA GTACCTGTGtcagtgtgctctgacagctgtcctCCAGGAACTCGTAAagtgctgcagaaaggaaaaccCATTTGCTGTTATGATTGTTTACCATGTCCTGAAGGAGAGATTAGCAATGCTacag ATTCCCCTGATTGTCTCCCATGCCTCAAGGAGTTCTGGCCTAATGCAGAGAGGGACACGTGTCTCCCCAAGCCTGTAGAGTTTCTTTCCTTCAACGAGGTCCTAGGAATCATCCTGGCTGCATTCTCAGTTGGTGGTGCCTGTCTTGCCATGATAACAGCGGCTGTGTTCTATCGTCACAGGTCATCCCCGATTGTCAGGGCCAACAACTCTGAGctgagcttcctgctgctcttctctctgactctgtgtttcttatgttcattaactttcattggAGCGCCCTCTGAGTGGTCCTGCATGCTGCGCCACACAGCATTTGGGATCACCTTTGTCCTCTGTATGTCTTGTGTTCTTGGAAAAACAATAGTAGTGTTAATGGCCTTCAGAGCTACACTCCCAGGAAGCAATGTGATGAAATGGTTTGGTCCTCCACAGCAAAGAATGACTGTAGTGTCTTTCACGTTCATTCAAGTTATAATATGCACCATTTGGTTGGTTCTTGATCCTCCATTTCCAATGAAAAACCTCACAACATACAAAGAGAGAATCATCCTGGAGTGTGCATTAGGCTCAGCTGTTGGGTTCTGGGCTGTGCTCGGGTACATCGGCCTGCTGGCTGTCTTTTGCTTTGTGTTAGCTGTCCTGGCTCGGAAACTACCTGATAATTTTAATGAAGCCAAGCTGATCACCTTCAGCATGCTGATATTCTGTGCAGTGTGGATCACCTTTATCCCTGCATATGT